The Anastrepha ludens isolate Willacy chromosome X, idAnaLude1.1, whole genome shotgun sequence genome includes a window with the following:
- the LOC128869300 gene encoding uncharacterized protein LOC128869300, with amino-acid sequence MRGVRTTKKLYLPQQTLNLNDFIQRHEQLANIPIADYNNAVPQILIGLSHTELIRTIKTVNLDDGFAIHKTMLGWTLFGSNEYRSSEGTIGHVDIESTQLNEINLQITEYFAAEKFEIKQLPSVRLEADIRAEKLLNETTRFVNNNRYETGLLWHKDKVKFPESFSMAMKRLEQIEMKMEREKDYGEWYKAKINEYIEKEYAKRLSPDEANVNADRTWYLPHFATCNVNKGNKRRLVFDAAAKINNMSLNCALMKGPEEYQPKSLLAILCKFRQGKFAVCGDICEMFHRILIRHEDQNAQRFLWRGGDRSKPPDVYVMRAMIFGSISSPCSAQFVKNVHAEKYRDVNARAVNAIVDRHYVDDYMDSFDTVEECIKVTKDVIDIHSHAGFQLRGLTSNSYDILQAVLHNEQPCKQQRNYICQGESATEKVLGMHWNPNKDYFFFKLLFSKVPKAVLDCSRRPTKGEMLSVTMSIFDPLGFACGLVLRAKVLMQSLWTRSIDWHEPIPEDIYKKWLQWYKTLNTIENFKMPRCYGIQFLNPNADIQLHIFVDASEIAFAAIAFWRIHHANNTDIVFVAGRSRCSPLKPLSIPRLELQAAVLGIKLREAVINSHDVQPRESTFWSDSKIVLQWIRSDARCYKQFVAHRIAEILQTSEASQWRWVPGKENPADDATRIKTFSQNGKWLNGPPFLKLPEHSWPAMPTEFDNSECQEERRSKQIYTISSADRVIPFNKYSNYYKLLRVMTWVRYAIMKFRKVDVRRNVYASKLIIANEIKQTELLICLLVQQDVFADEVESLRKGAPITKCSSIFKLSPMLDNEGLIRLGGRIDYAECVPMSTKRPIILPRSHPISRLVAKHYHELFHHHNFESALCAIRRKFWIPSARRLLRSIKAKCQKCKNLSAIPESPLMGQVPSDRVTPFVRPFTYSGVDYFGPVLVAIGRRQEKRWVALFTCLTIRAIHLELARDLSTDAAIIVCRNFINRRGVPVRLRSDMGTNFVGASKEDWVNVQSGMQSECDLRGVEWVFNAPANPSAGGIWERMVRSVKRVLMFTLKERAPQLETLQSLLIEAENLINSRPLTHVPVESTDAEPLSPNHFLLGCANDVQTPPLSEKICLRKQWHIAQQLKQTFWKRWILEYLPTLTRRTKWFKRVKPIAVGDIVIVCDDNESRGHWKRGIVTEAKPAPDGQVRSVLVKTSTGILRRPASKIAVLDVGSDSLTSDANHGGEDVTD; translated from the coding sequence ATGAGGGGAGTGCGTAcaacaaaaaagttgtatttgccGCAGCAGACGTTGAATTTGAACGACTTCATACAACGTCACGAACAATTGGCAAATATACCAATCGCCGATTACAATAATGCAGTGCCGCAAATACTTATTGGATTGTCGCATACAGAGTTAATACGAACAATAAAAACTGTGAATTTGGACGATGGCTTTGCAATCCACAAGACAATGTTAGGGTGGACATTATTTGGATCGAACGAATATCGTTCGAGTGAGGGTACTATTGGTCACGTCGATATTGAAAGCACACAATTAAacgaaattaatttacaaattacagaatattttgcagcagaaaaatttgaaataaagcaattgcCAAGCGTTCGTTTAGAAGCCGATATTAGGGCGGAAAAGTTATTAAACGAGACGACAAggtttgtaaataataatagataTGAAACCGGCTTGCTTTGGCATAAAGATAAAGTGAAATTTCCCGAAAGTTTCAGTATGGCCATGAAGCGCTTAGagcaaattgaaatgaaaatggaaCGGGAAAAAGACTACGGGGAATGGtataaagcaaaaatcaacgagtACATCGAAAAGGAATACGCAAAGCGACTTTCACCCGATGAAGCTAATGTAAATGCTGATCGCACATGGTATTTACCACATTTCGCCACATGTAATGTAAACAAAGGAAACAAACGTAGACTCGTTTTCGATGCcgcagcaaaaataaataatatgtcgTTGAATTGTGCCCTTATGAAAGGACCGGAGGAGTATCAACCAAAATCGCTGTTGGCAATATTGTGTAAGTTTAGACAAGGCAAATTTGCAGTATGTGGTGACATATGTGAGATGTTTCACCGGATTTTGATTCGCCACGAAGATCAAAACGCGCAGCGCTTTCTTTGGAGAGGGGGCGATCGATCAAAGCCGCCAGATGTTTACGTTATGCGCGCCATGATATTTGGATCAATTAGCTCACCATGTTCTGCACAATTTGTAAAAAACGTGCACGCAGAAAAATATCGTGATGTAAATGCAAGAGCCGTCAATGCCATTGTGGATCGGCACTATGTCGACGACTATATGGACAGTTTCGATACTGTCGAAGAATGCATTAAGGTTACCAAGGATGTCATCGATATCCATAGCCACGCCGGGTTCCAGTTAAGAGGGTTGACGTCAAATTCGTACGACATTCTGCAAGCTGTATTACACAACGAGCAGCCGTGTAAGCAACAAAGAAATTATATATGCCAAGGGGAGAGTGCTACCGAGAAGGTGCTTGGAATGCACTGGAACCCAAACAAagattactttttcttcaaattgctGTTTTCAAAAGTGCCCAAAGCAGTTTTAGACTGTAGTAGACGGCCAACGAAAGGTGAGATGCTGAGCGTTACTATGTCTATATTTGATCCGCTAGGTTTCGCGTGTGGGTTGGTGCTGCGGGCAAAAGTTTTGATGCAGAGCCTGTGGACCAGGAGTATAGATTGGCATGAGCCAATCCCCGAAGACATTTATAAGAAGTGGTTGCAGTGGTACAAAACGTTGAATAccatcgaaaattttaaaatgccaaGATGTTAtggcatacaatttttgaatcCGAATGCCGATATACagctacatatttttgttgatgCGAGTGAGATCGCATTTGCTGCCATCGCCTTTTGGCGAATTCATCACGCAAATAATACAGACATCGTATTCGTTGCTGGCCGATCCCGGTGCAGCCCGCTGAAGCCATTGTCCATTCCGAGACTTGAGTTACAAGCAGCCGTCTTGGGAATAAAGTTGAGGGAAGCTGTCATCAACAGCCATGACGTACAGCCGCGTGAGTCAACATTTTGGTCAGATTCAAAAATAGTTCTTCAGTGGATAAGGTCTGACGCCAGGTGCTACAAGCAGTTCGTGGCACACCGTATAGCTGAGATCCTGCAAACATCCGAAGCCAGTCAGTGGAGGTGGGTACCAGGTAAAGAAAACCCAGCTGATGATGCTACACGCATAAAAaccttttctcaaaatggtaagTGGTTAAATGGTCCGCCTTTTTTGAAATTGCCTGAGCATAGTTGGCCAGCCATGCCAACCGAATTTGATAATAGCGAATGCCAAGAGGAGAGACGCTCCAAGCAAATATATACGATATCGTCAGCGGATAGAGTAATTCCATTTAATAAGTATTCAAATTACTATAAACTTTTAAGGGTGATGACATGGGTACGATATGCCATAATGAAATTCCGTAAGGTTGATGTACGTAGAAACGTATATGCATCAAAGTTAATTATTGCGAATGAGATCAAACAAACTGAATTACTGATATGCCTATTAGTACAACAAGATGTTTTTGCTGACGAAGTTGAATCTTTACGCAAAGGTGCGCCAATTACGAAATGCAGCTCTATATTTAAGCTAAGCCCGATGTTGGACAATGAGGGCCTTATACGACTAGGGGGTCGGATAGACTATGCCGAATGCGTACCAATGTCAACAAAGCGACCAATAATATTGCCAAGGAGTCATCCTATATCACGTCTTGTAGCTAAGCATTATCACGAACTTTTTCATCACCACAACTTTGAGTCAGCGTTGTGCGCCATACGTCGAAAGTTTTGGATTCCTAGTGCGCGCCGATTATTGAGGTCAATTAAAGCTAAATGccagaaatgtaaaaatttatccgCTATTCCCGAATCACCACTTATGGGCCAAGTACCAAGCGATCGAGTTACGCCGTTCGTTCGTCCGTTCACATATTCAGGCGTTGACTACTTTGGGCCTGTCTTAGTAGCCATAGGCCGTCGTCAAGAAAAACGTTGGGTTGCACTTTTCACGTGTCTAACTATTAGAGCCATTCACCTGGAACTAGCTAGGGACCTATCAACAGATGCTGCCATAATTGTCTGCCGTAACTTTATAAACAGAAGAGGTGTACCGGTACGGCTCCGAAGCGACATGGGGACAAATTTTGTCGGCGCAAGCAAAGAAGATTGGGTGAACGTTCAAAGCGGTATGCAATCGGAGTGTGATCTTCGAGGTGTAGAGTGGGTTTTCAATGCACCTGCCAATCCATCTGCCGGGGGCATATGGGAAAGAATGGTAAGAAGCGTAAAACGAGTTTTGATGTTCACGCTGAAGGAACGAGCGCCACAGTTGGAGACCCTGCAAAGTCTTCTGATTgaagcagaaaatttaataaattcgcgTCCATTAACACATGTGCCGGTAGAGAGTACCGACGCCGAGCCTCTGTCACCCAATCATTTCTTGCTAGGCTGCGCGAATGATGTACAAACTCCACCGCTGTCAGAGAAGATATGTTTACGCAAGCAGTGGCACATAGCGCAGCAGCTGAAGCAGACTTTCTGGAAGAGGTGGATATTGGAGTATCTTCCTACCTTGACCCGGCGTACGAAATGGTTTAAGAGGGTGAAGCCGATAGCTGTAGGTGACATCGTTATAGTTTGCGACGACAACGAGAGCCGAGGCCATTGGAAACGGGGTATCGTAACAGAAGCAAAGCCAGCCCCAGATGGTCAAGTTAGATCTGTTTTAGTCAAGACGTCAACAGGAATTTTACGGAGACCAGCGTCTAAAATTGCAGTGCTCGACGTTGGTAGCGATTCTCTCACCAGTGATGCGAATCACGGGGGGGAGGATGTTACCGATTAA